Proteins encoded in a region of the Esox lucius isolate fEsoLuc1 chromosome 9, fEsoLuc1.pri, whole genome shotgun sequence genome:
- the LOC114839780 gene encoding zinc finger protein 345-like — protein sequence MEDKPSLLLSFHTEPKEESLDPYWDSGTQCSLVDSEMKSEKLEDCSQTLGTNDIKYEEEKKIGDFTNQDEFAEVLTLPTPGEQQQDDCEEKSHLCPHCGKHFLSISLLKRHINIHSGEKPYSCFDCGKSFSSSGSLKGHLRIHTGENPYSRPDCGKSFSSSRSLKGHMRIHTGENLYSCPDCGKSFSYISTLTIHQRIHTGEKPYSCSDCGKSFSQSAHLNIHQRIHTGEKPYSCSDCEKSFISSYKLTRHQRTHTGEKPYSCCDCGKSFSSSGSLKGHLCIHTGENPYSRPDCGKSFSSARSLKGHMRIHTGENLYSCPDCGKSFSHISNLTIHQRIHTGEKPYSCSACGKSFSHISTLTIHQRIHTGEKPYSCSDCGKSFSQSAHLNIHQRIHTGEKPYSCSDCGKSFISSYTLTRHQRTHTGEKPYSCCDCGKSFSGSGSLKDHLRIHTGENPYSCPDCGKSFSSSGGLKGHMRIHTGENLYSCPDCGKSFSHISILTIHQRIHTGEKPYSCSDCGKSFSQSAHLNNHQRIQTGEKPYSCSDCEKSFISSYKLTRHRRTHTGEKPYSCCDCGKSFSSSGSLKGHLRIHTG from the exons atggaggacaaacccagcctgctgctctccttccacactgagccTAAAGAAGAGTCACTGGATCCTTATTGGGACAGTGGAACTCAGTGTTCGttggtggattcagagatgaAATCAGAGAAGCTGGAAGACTGCAGTCAAACACTGGGGACGAATGATATTAAAtatgaagaggagaagaagattGGGGATTTTACTAATCAAG ATGAGTTTGCTGAAGTTCTTACATTGCCTACACCTGGAGAGCAACAGCAGGATGATTGTGAAGAAAAGTCTCACCTCTGCCCCCATTgtggaaaacatttcctttcTATATCACTGCTAAAAAGACATATTAATATACACTCTGGAGAGAAACCATACTCCTGttttgactgtgggaagagtttctcaaGTTCAGGCAGCCTTAAAGGTCATCtgcgcatacacactggagagaaccCATACTCCcgtcctgactgtgggaagagtttctcaaGTTCACGCAGCCTTAAAGGTCACAtgcgcatacacactggagagaacctatactcctgtcctgactgtgggaagagtttctcttaCATAAGCACCCTTActattcaccagcgcatacacactggagagaagccttactcctgttctgactgtgggaagagtttctctcaatcaGCCCACCTTAatattcaccagcgcatacacactggagagaagccttactcctgttctgactgtgagaAGAGTTTCATTTCATCATATAAACTAACTAGACATCAGAGAacgcacacaggagagaagccctaCTCCTGTtgtgactgtgggaagagtttctcaaGTTCAGGCAGCCTTAAAGGTCATCTGtgcatacacactggagagaaccCATACTCCcgtcctgactgtgggaagagtttctcaaGTGCACGCAGCCTTAAAGGTCACAtgcgcatacacactggagagaacctatactcctgtcctgactgtgggaagagtttctctcacaTAAGCAACCTTActattcaccagcgcatacacactggagagaagccatactcctgttctgcctgtgggaagagtttctctcacaTAAGCACCCTTActattcaccagcgcatacacactggagagaagccttactcctgttctgactgtgggaagagtttctctcaatcaGCCCACCTTAatattcaccagcgcatacacactggagagaagccttactcctgttctgactgtgggaagagtttcattTCATCATATACACTAACTAGACATCAGAGAacgcacacaggagagaagccctaCTCCTGTtgtgactgtgggaagagtttctcagGTTCAGGCAGCCTTAAAGATCATCtgcgcatacacactggagagaacccatactcctgtcctgactgtgggaagagtttctcaaGTTCAGGCGGCCTTAAAGGTCACAtgcgcatacacactggagagaacctatactcctgtcctgactgtgggaagagtttctctcacaTAAGCATCCTTActattcaccagcgcatacacactggagagaagccttactcctgttctgactgtgggaagagtttctctcaatcaGCCCACCTTAATAATCACCAGCGCATACaaactggagagaagccttactcctgttctgactgtgagaAGAGTTTCATTTCATCATATAAACTAACTAGACATCGGAGAacgcacacaggagagaagccctaCTCCTGTtgtgactgtgggaagagtttctcaaGTTCAGGCAGCCTTAAAGGTCATCTGCGCATACACACTGGATAG